From Planctomycetota bacterium, one genomic window encodes:
- a CDS encoding Gldg family protein, with the protein MNVHVVLAVFRRNFIAYFNSPTGYVFICLFVILSSLAAFWPDEFFVANLANLDQLNKYLPLILLVFIPAITMSIWADERRQGTDELLLTIPATDLDVVVGKYLAAVSIYSVSLFFSMICNFIVLAYLGDPDWGLFVATYFGHLLVGLAMLAVGMVASFLTGNLTVGFLLGMLMNAPLVALQWSEVGTTLIGEFVGIFRKGADTMAIGDCASSLSHWSVAGQFMDFGRGVISLASVVYFCSIIVVMLYLSMVMISRRHWTGGRGGSLALHYAVRAICLMLIAVGLVTFAERSGLRKDISIGQVSSLSPQTRALLASIDPKRPVLIEAFISPEVPSAYVQTRLNLLTALREFEASGRGHVKVEIRPTELNSDEATRAEKLYGIRSRKVSIRESGAYQEGELFLGVAFMSGASKPVVVPFVDTGTPLEYELARSVLTVSRAARRKIAVLRTDAQLFAGFDQSTFQPTPASPLIEELQKQYDLEQVSPEDLTNKDKKFDALIAVQPSTLSPQHLDLFIAAIRRGVPTAVFEDPMPTSMNVTPTSQPKRPQGQMAMFQQQPQPKGDIGKLWSMLLIDMPADQIVWQAYCPHPRLKGVLPPEIVFVDQGCSHNEVFNPNDAITGGLQETVMMYPGWLSANVVGPLKHDPLIVTGEATGYTNFTELMQMSQANPVPRRRPTKQHYTLAMHITGTPVVEPAVPAVEGQPAPPPQEKAEPINVVVVTDLDMFGPDFFALRSQANNSSRPELDFQLDNITFVLNTIDSLAGDEAVVAIRKRRPEHRTLTRLDQLTESSRKKKESATESLYTDYEKAIADARKAFEDKIAKLNDRKDNDPSKMMQLLQEIQIVQRQGQQQLDAQVAKMKATYDKKKAEAEREYDAEVRGVQRRYKILAVLLPPLFPLLAGLAVFVNRRAREREGVSRQRLR; encoded by the coding sequence ATGAATGTCCACGTTGTCCTGGCGGTCTTTCGGCGCAACTTCATCGCCTACTTCAATAGCCCGACGGGCTATGTGTTTATCTGCTTATTCGTCATCTTGAGCTCGCTGGCCGCCTTTTGGCCCGACGAGTTCTTCGTGGCGAACCTGGCCAACCTGGATCAGTTGAACAAGTACCTGCCGCTGATTCTGCTGGTCTTCATTCCGGCCATCACGATGAGCATCTGGGCCGACGAGCGCCGGCAAGGGACCGACGAGTTGCTGCTGACCATTCCGGCCACGGACTTGGACGTGGTGGTGGGCAAGTATCTGGCGGCCGTGTCGATTTACAGCGTGTCACTCTTCTTCTCGATGATCTGCAATTTCATCGTGCTGGCCTACCTGGGCGATCCAGATTGGGGACTGTTTGTCGCCACCTACTTCGGCCACTTGCTGGTTGGTCTGGCCATGCTGGCCGTGGGCATGGTCGCTTCGTTCCTGACGGGAAACCTGACGGTTGGCTTTTTGCTGGGTATGTTGATGAATGCGCCGCTGGTGGCGCTGCAATGGTCCGAAGTTGGCACCACGCTGATCGGCGAGTTTGTCGGCATCTTCCGCAAAGGGGCCGACACCATGGCGATTGGCGACTGTGCGTCGTCACTTTCGCATTGGAGCGTGGCCGGCCAGTTCATGGACTTTGGCCGCGGCGTAATCAGCCTGGCCAGCGTGGTTTACTTCTGCTCGATCATCGTCGTCATGCTCTACCTGAGCATGGTGATGATCAGCCGGCGTCATTGGACCGGCGGCCGGGGTGGCTCGCTGGCGCTGCATTACGCCGTGCGGGCCATCTGCCTGATGCTGATCGCCGTTGGCCTGGTCACCTTCGCCGAACGCTCGGGTCTGCGCAAGGATATCAGCATTGGCCAGGTGAGCAGTTTGTCTCCCCAGACGCGCGCACTGCTGGCCTCGATCGACCCCAAGCGGCCGGTGCTGATCGAGGCCTTTATCAGCCCCGAAGTCCCCAGCGCCTATGTCCAGACGCGGCTCAATCTGCTGACCGCGCTGCGCGAGTTTGAAGCCTCGGGTCGCGGTCACGTCAAGGTCGAGATTCGCCCGACCGAACTGAACAGCGACGAAGCGACCCGCGCCGAAAAGCTCTACGGCATCCGCTCCCGCAAGGTCTCGATCCGCGAAAGCGGCGCTTACCAGGAAGGGGAATTGTTCCTGGGCGTGGCGTTTATGTCGGGGGCCAGCAAGCCGGTGGTGGTGCCATTCGTCGACACGGGCACGCCGCTCGAATACGAACTGGCCCGCTCGGTGCTGACCGTCAGCCGCGCCGCGCGTCGCAAGATCGCCGTGCTGCGAACCGATGCGCAGCTTTTCGCTGGTTTTGACCAGTCGACGTTCCAGCCGACGCCGGCGTCACCGCTGATCGAAGAGTTGCAGAAGCAGTACGATCTCGAGCAGGTCAGCCCCGAGGACTTGACCAACAAGGACAAGAAGTTCGACGCGCTGATTGCCGTCCAGCCGTCAACCCTGTCGCCACAGCATCTCGATCTGTTCATTGCCGCCATTCGTCGTGGCGTGCCGACCGCGGTCTTCGAAGACCCCATGCCAACGTCGATGAACGTCACTCCCACCAGCCAGCCCAAGCGCCCGCAAGGGCAAATGGCGATGTTCCAGCAGCAGCCCCAACCCAAGGGGGACATCGGCAAGCTCTGGTCGATGTTGTTGATCGACATGCCGGCCGACCAGATTGTCTGGCAAGCGTATTGCCCTCATCCGCGTTTGAAGGGGGTGCTGCCGCCAGAGATCGTCTTTGTCGATCAGGGGTGCAGCCATAATGAGGTCTTCAATCCCAACGACGCCATCACCGGCGGCCTGCAGGAAACGGTGATGATGTACCCAGGTTGGCTCTCGGCCAACGTCGTGGGGCCGTTGAAGCACGACCCGTTGATCGTGACGGGCGAGGCGACGGGCTACACCAATTTCACCGAATTGATGCAGATGTCGCAGGCCAACCCCGTGCCGCGGCGCCGCCCGACCAAGCAGCATTACACGCTGGCGATGCACATCACTGGCACGCCGGTCGTCGAGCCCGCCGTGCCGGCGGTCGAGGGTCAACCGGCCCCGCCGCCGCAAGAGAAGGCCGAGCCCATCAACGTAGTGGTGGTGACCGACCTGGACATGTTTGGCCCCGATTTCTTCGCGCTGCGATCCCAGGCCAACAATTCGTCGCGCCCCGAGTTGGACTTCCAACTTGATAATATCACCTTCGTGCTGAACACGATCGACTCGCTGGCTGGCGACGAGGCGGTGGTCGCCATTCGCAAGCGCCGCCCCGAGCATCGCACGCTGACCCGGCTGGACCAGTTGACCGAGTCGAGCCGCAAGAAGAAGGAAAGCGCCACCGAGAGCCTGTATACCGATTACGAAAAGGCGATCGCCGACGCGCGCAAGGCCTTTGAAGACAAGATCGCCAAGCTGAACGATCGCAAGGACAACGACCCCAGCAAGATGATGCAGTTGCTGCAGGAGATTCAAATCGTCCAGCGCCAAGGACAGCAGCAACTCGACGCACAAGTCGCCAAGATGAAGGCCACCTACGACAAGAAGAAAGCCGAAGCCGAACGCGAGTACGACGCCGAAGTCCGCGGCGTGCAGCGCCGCTACAAGATACTGGCCGTGCTGTTGCCGCCGTTGTTCCCGTTGCTGGCTGGGCTGGCGGTGTTCGTCAACCGGCGGGCTCGCGAGCGCGAAGGAGTGTCGCGGCAGCGGCTGCGTTAA
- a CDS encoding ATP-binding cassette domain-containing protein translates to MIEAKGLCKYYGDFTAVENISFEIKQGQVVAFLGPNGAGKSTTMKLLTGYLAPSSGAARIAGHDMATDRLAGSKRLGYLPENGPLYPDMTPRSLLNFFADARGLSGGYRLNRLEAVIEQCDLGAVIGKPISKLSKGYRQRVGMAQALLHEPDVLILDEPTAGLDPNQIRGVRETIRRLGQNKTILLSTHILQEVQAMCSRVLFISEGRLKFDGSPDELTRDGRSLDDRFHELSTDAA, encoded by the coding sequence ATGATCGAAGCCAAGGGCTTGTGTAAGTACTACGGCGACTTCACGGCCGTGGAAAATATCAGCTTCGAGATCAAGCAAGGACAGGTCGTCGCCTTTCTGGGCCCCAACGGCGCCGGCAAAAGCACCACGATGAAGTTGCTGACCGGCTACCTGGCCCCCTCGTCGGGCGCGGCGCGGATCGCTGGCCACGACATGGCCACCGACCGGCTGGCCGGCTCGAAGCGGCTGGGCTATCTGCCCGAGAACGGCCCGCTGTACCCCGACATGACGCCGCGCAGCCTGTTGAACTTCTTTGCCGACGCGCGTGGGCTGAGCGGCGGTTACCGGCTGAACCGGCTCGAGGCCGTGATCGAGCAATGCGACCTGGGAGCGGTCATCGGCAAGCCGATCAGCAAGCTCTCGAAGGGGTATCGCCAGCGTGTGGGCATGGCCCAGGCGCTGTTGCACGAGCCCGACGTGTTGATCCTGGACGAGCCGACGGCCGGGCTCGATCCGAACCAGATTCGCGGGGTGCGCGAGACGATTCGCCGCTTGGGGCAGAACAAAACGATTCTGCTGTCGACACACATTTTGCAAGAAGTCCAGGCGATGTGCAGCCGAGTGCTGTTCATCAGCGAAGGCCGACTCAAGTTCGACGGTTCGCCCGACGAGCTGACCCGCGACGGTCGCTCGCTGGACGATCGGTTCCACGAGTTGAGCACCGACGCCGCCTAG
- the scpB gene encoding SMC-Scp complex subunit ScpB — MARLEAVLIAAVEPLHLRKICQFASLADATEARTLVRQLNKFYDEAGTAFRVEEIAGGHRLMTRRKYASWLRRLRQGAAGLRLSAPALETLAVIAYRQPASRGQIEAIRGVQCGEMLRQLIERDLVKIAGRSEELGRPFLYGTTRRFLQSFGLRDLTELPALADVMGVGVAVEASAATADAANQTTNVSPETTRDHQTNQSHEFNEESPVRVALAAEHEVPEDAEEKLRLRPDYAMVAEDDDGEDESSGDDDEDDDEEWDDDEEEDEDEDDEDVDDDFDDEDWEEVDEDDEEWDEEEDDEDEEDDEEDWDDDDDEEDDDWEEDEDKGENEKE, encoded by the coding sequence ATGGCGCGCCTGGAAGCGGTGCTGATTGCCGCCGTGGAACCGCTGCATTTGCGTAAAATATGTCAATTTGCCAGCTTGGCGGATGCTACCGAAGCGCGTACATTAGTCCGCCAACTGAATAAGTTTTACGACGAAGCGGGGACCGCTTTCCGCGTCGAAGAAATTGCCGGCGGTCATCGGTTGATGACGCGACGCAAATATGCGTCGTGGCTCCGGCGATTGCGGCAAGGGGCGGCGGGACTGCGGTTGTCGGCACCGGCGTTGGAAACCCTGGCGGTGATCGCCTATCGTCAGCCGGCCTCGCGCGGTCAGATCGAAGCAATTCGCGGCGTCCAGTGCGGTGAAATGCTACGGCAATTGATTGAGCGCGACCTGGTCAAGATTGCCGGTCGCAGCGAAGAGCTAGGGCGACCATTTTTATATGGCACAACGCGGCGATTTTTGCAAAGCTTTGGGCTACGCGACTTGACAGAACTGCCCGCTTTGGCCGACGTTATGGGAGTCGGTGTCGCGGTGGAAGCCAGTGCGGCGACCGCTGACGCGGCGAATCAAACAACGAATGTATCGCCCGAGACAACTCGGGATCATCAAACTAACCAGTCCCACGAATTCAATGAGGAGTCACCAGTGAGAGTGGCATTGGCTGCGGAACACGAAGTTCCAGAGGACGCTGAAGAAAAACTGCGCCTGCGCCCAGACTACGCAATGGTCGCCGAAGACGATGATGGCGAGGATGAGTCGTCAGGCGATGACGACGAAGACGACGACGAGGAATGGGACGACGACGAAGAGGAAGATGAAGACGAGGACGATGAAGACGTCGACGACGACTTCGATGATGAAGACTGGGAAGAAGTCGACGAAGACGATGAAGAATGGGACGAGGAAGAAGACGACGAGGACGAAGAGGACGACGAAGAAGACTGGGACGATGACGACGACGAGGAGGACGATGACTGGGAGGAAGACGAAGATAAAGGAGAGAACGAGAAGGAGTAA